One genomic window of Longimicrobium sp. includes the following:
- a CDS encoding type II toxin-antitoxin system VapC family toxin, protein MERISTGAEWFLDTSFALALASRSDDAHVRALELNERIRSEDVRLVTTRAVLVEIGNALSRVRHRPAALSLLQAIEGDPRIQVVPFADELYHSALDLYASRPDKEWGLTDCVSFVVMQRSGVTEALTADHHFEQAGFRALLR, encoded by the coding sequence GTGGAAAGGATCTCGACCGGGGCTGAGTGGTTCCTGGATACGTCGTTCGCGCTTGCGCTCGCGTCCCGGTCCGATGACGCCCATGTACGGGCGCTCGAGCTCAACGAGCGAATCCGCAGTGAAGACGTTCGGCTGGTGACGACCCGGGCCGTCCTGGTGGAGATCGGGAACGCCCTCTCGCGGGTCCGGCATCGGCCTGCGGCACTGAGCCTTCTCCAGGCGATCGAAGGCGATCCGCGTATCCAGGTCGTGCCGTTCGCGGATGAGCTCTACCACTCCGCGCTCGACCTTTACGCCAGCCGACCGGATAAGGAGTGGGGCCTCACCGACTGTGTTTCGTTCGTCGTGATGCAGCGGTCCGGGGTGACGGAGGCTCTCACGGCCGACCACCACTTTGAGCAGGCCGGGTTCCGAGCATTGTTGCGCTGA
- a CDS encoding superoxide dismutase family protein, with product MRTPLALSTLALLAGCAGMGGGGMAADVHTITVRGADGATVGTALLRPGTDGVQVTLSVNGLPPGTHGVHLHQAGRCDGPDFTSAGGHLNPAGKQHGLQNPQGPHAGDLPNLVVDANRRGSLTGTARGATLEGGAANSLRKPGGTALVVHATADDQVTDPSGNSGARIACGVITADD from the coding sequence GTGAGAACGCCCCTCGCCCTGTCCACCCTCGCGCTCCTGGCAGGCTGCGCCGGGATGGGCGGGGGCGGGATGGCGGCGGACGTGCACACCATTACGGTCCGCGGCGCCGACGGCGCGACGGTGGGCACGGCGCTGCTGCGCCCGGGGACGGACGGCGTGCAGGTCACGCTGAGCGTCAACGGGCTGCCGCCGGGAACGCACGGCGTGCACCTTCACCAGGCGGGGCGGTGCGACGGGCCCGACTTCACCAGCGCGGGCGGGCACCTGAACCCGGCGGGCAAGCAGCACGGCCTGCAGAACCCGCAGGGGCCGCACGCGGGCGACCTGCCCAACCTGGTGGTAGACGCCAACCGGCGCGGCTCGCTTACCGGCACCGCGCGAGGAGCCACGCTGGAGGGTGGCGCGGCCAACTCGCTGCGCAAGCCGGGCGGCACCGCGCTGGTGGTCCACGCCACCGCCGACGACCAGGTCACCGACCCCAGCGGCAACTCGGGCGCGCGCATCGCCTGCGGCGTGATCACGGCCGACGACTGA
- a CDS encoding superoxide dismutase family protein, with product MTRNGYVLAAAAVVLGACGPAAQEAGPAAVPRTFTAPLYDTRGTQVGTVALTERGDSTHVMVHATGVAAGTHGTHLHAVGRCDEPDFTTAGPHLNPTSNQHGARNPRGPHLGDLPNLTVGSNREGHLEAVVAAAWRPGTLPLFDADGTALVVHAAADDQRTDPSGNSGARIACAVVAAPAAQASAGVVAGAHGEAR from the coding sequence ATGACGAGGAACGGATACGTGCTGGCCGCGGCGGCGGTGGTGCTGGGGGCGTGCGGGCCGGCGGCCCAGGAGGCGGGGCCCGCCGCGGTTCCGCGCACCTTCACGGCGCCGCTGTACGATACGCGCGGCACGCAGGTGGGCACGGTGGCACTGACGGAGCGGGGCGATTCCACACACGTGATGGTGCACGCCACGGGCGTGGCGGCGGGGACGCACGGGACGCACCTCCACGCTGTCGGCCGGTGCGACGAGCCGGACTTCACCACGGCGGGGCCGCACCTGAACCCCACCAGCAACCAGCACGGCGCGCGCAACCCGCGCGGGCCTCACCTGGGCGACCTTCCGAACCTGACGGTGGGCTCCAACCGCGAGGGTCACCTGGAGGCGGTGGTAGCCGCGGCCTGGCGGCCCGGGACGCTCCCCCTGTTCGACGCGGACGGCACCGCACTGGTGGTGCACGCCGCCGCGGACGACCAGCGGACCGACCCCAGCGGCAACTCGGGCGCGCGCATCGCCTGCGCCGTGGTGGCGGCCCCGGCCGCGCAGGCCAGCGCAGGCGTCGTGGCGGGCGCGCACGGGGAGGCGCGGTGA